The Corynebacterium minutissimum genome includes the window GAGTCTTCACGCCGCCGCCCTCAAGGTTTTCCAGGAAGCTTGCGCCGGGGCGGTCTTGGTCGATGCCCTTGAAGACGTCGGTAAGCTCCAGCGAATCCGCCGTCACCGTGAGCGTGGCCAGTCCGTTGTCGTGCTGGGTGAGCTTGGCGCGCTCGGCATACGTGCGAGGCTTACGCATCTCGCGCAGGCGCTTGCGGGCGACATTCTCCACCAGCTCCGCGCTGGTCTGGCACAGCTCTACGCGCAGGTCCCACGCTTTATTGTGGTCCCGGACCTTGGACACGAAGCTTTCGATGAGCTGCAAAGTAACCAATCCGTGGCCTCGACGGCGGGCGGATTCCGCGGCGGTGCGCTGCTTCCGGGTGGAGGCCGTGTGCCCGAAGTAGGTGTGGTGAAGGGAGAGGAGGAGGGAGGCGTCGGCAGGCGTAGCACCAAAAGACACGAGGTCGGATTCAGACAGGCCCGCGCACTCGGCCACCAGGTCAATGGCCCGGCCGAGTGCGGCGAAGAATGTCTGTAATCTCATGCCCGCAGCTTAAAAGCACCCCATCCTGCCGCCAAGCCCCGGTCTAGCCATCCGACGAAATCTGTGGATAACTAGTCGGCACTCAGCTTGAGAGCTCGGCATTAGGCGCCGAGCTCTTGGTGTGTGCTCGTCAGCGTTCTGCGCGGGTCAGGCTTCGTGGGTACTAGGCGCCGGCGAGGCCGCGGCGCTTGAGCAGCGGGGCGACGTCCTTGTCGCGGCCGCGGAACTCGCGGTAGGCCTCCGTGAAGTCGCGGGACGCGCCCTTGGACAAGATGACCTCCC containing:
- a CDS encoding HNH endonuclease signature motif containing protein; the encoded protein is MRLQTFFAALGRAIDLVAECAGLSESDLVSFGATPADASLLLSLHHTYFGHTASTRKQRTAAESARRRGHGLVTLQLIESFVSKVRDHNKAWDLRVELCQTSAELVENVARKRLREMRKPRTYAERAKLTQHDNGLATLTVTADSLELTDVFKGIDQDRPGASFLENLEGGGVKTQVTAMAVLQIDDYAELLKGNTDKDGEEFIVRTTDGATMTGAQLVERTMLDKGIIVAVSREHGPLDVFRSQRFATSKQRLALAAENPCCAWKGCKVPFEKCQIHHIKAWARGGPTNILNLVPLCPYHNGVNDDDPDAPPSRGRMDRIGGRTAWLPPYDASPVFTSPFN